In Haloarcula rubripromontorii, one DNA window encodes the following:
- a CDS encoding trans-sulfuration enzyme family protein encodes MSRRPHLDTIAVGTETASAAGDVTLPIHLSSTYELAGLDTDLSLEDIDPGSGEFLYSRLSNPTRHGLEQELAALEGGERAYAFSSGTAAVATAVLSLVEPGDHVVAFDDLYAGTRRMFETLFRDQLGVDVEFVDATDVDAVAAAMTPATEVVWVETPTNPRIKLCDIDAIAAVAADYDATVGVDNTFASPYFQQPLSLGADLVVHSTTKYLNGHSDAVGGALITDDPEVAERVEFRQQIALGNMLAPFDSYLVSRGIKTLGVRMTRHESNAMALAQYLDEHERVETVHYPGLESHPQHELAREQMQGFGGVLSFELAGDMADAKRFLEALETVTLAVSLGGVESLAELPAAMTHEPLSPAARDELGISDTLIRLSVGIEDIEDLRADLERGFAALES; translated from the coding sequence ATGAGTCGGCGTCCACACCTCGACACGATCGCAGTCGGTACCGAGACGGCGTCAGCAGCGGGGGATGTCACGCTCCCGATACACCTCTCCTCGACCTACGAACTGGCCGGACTCGACACGGACCTGTCTCTAGAGGACATCGACCCCGGTAGCGGAGAGTTTCTCTACTCGCGGCTGTCAAACCCGACACGACACGGCCTCGAACAGGAGTTGGCCGCGCTCGAAGGCGGGGAGCGGGCCTATGCCTTCAGTTCTGGGACGGCGGCCGTTGCAACAGCGGTGCTGTCATTGGTCGAACCGGGCGACCACGTCGTCGCATTTGATGACCTGTACGCGGGCACGCGACGGATGTTCGAAACGCTGTTTCGAGACCAGCTTGGCGTTGACGTGGAGTTCGTCGACGCGACCGATGTCGACGCTGTGGCGGCCGCGATGACACCGGCAACAGAGGTCGTCTGGGTCGAGACCCCGACGAACCCGCGTATCAAACTGTGTGATATCGACGCGATTGCGGCCGTCGCCGCCGACTACGACGCGACGGTCGGCGTCGACAACACCTTCGCGAGTCCGTACTTCCAGCAGCCGCTGTCGCTCGGCGCGGATCTCGTGGTCCACAGCACAACGAAGTACCTCAACGGCCACAGCGATGCCGTCGGCGGCGCGCTGATTACTGACGACCCCGAGGTAGCCGAACGGGTAGAGTTCCGCCAGCAGATCGCACTCGGGAACATGCTCGCCCCGTTCGACAGCTATCTCGTCTCGCGGGGCATCAAGACGCTGGGCGTCCGAATGACTCGTCACGAGAGCAACGCCATGGCCCTCGCGCAGTACCTCGACGAGCACGAGCGCGTCGAAACGGTCCACTACCCCGGACTTGAGAGCCACCCACAGCACGAGCTGGCTCGCGAGCAGATGCAGGGCTTTGGCGGCGTGCTCTCGTTCGAACTGGCCGGAGACATGGCCGACGCCAAGCGCTTTCTCGAAGCGTTAGAGACGGTGACGCTGGCAGTCAGCCTCGGCGGTGTCGAGAGCCTGGCGGAACTTCCGGCGGCGATGACCCACGAACCGCTCTCACCGGCGGCACGGGACGAACTGGGCATCTCTGATACGCTCATCCGCCTTTCTGTCGGTATCGAAGATATCGAGGATCTCAGGGCCGACCTGGAACGCGGTTTCGCGGCGCTTGAGTCCTGA